The following DNA comes from Rosa rugosa chromosome 5, drRosRugo1.1, whole genome shotgun sequence.
CTCTCTTTCCTCAATCCACCACCATCCACTTCCCTATCATCAACATCCTCAAACACACCTTTCTTACTACCCTCCATCTTCTCCCCAAACATTGCAATTCGGTTCCGAAACTCCGGTTCCTCATCACTCAACCCCTCCGCCGCGCCGTGATTACTCCCCGAATCCAATGAAATGAAATCCGGCGCGGCGGGCTTGGACTTCCGGAGCCGCTCCCTTTTCTTCCGAATGGCTTCTATGGTGGCCTGATCAGGATACTCCGACCTATCCTTGTCGATCCCCATGGAAGCCAATCGTGACTCGGCATCAACCCTATCCTTGTTCCCTTGCACTTCGTCGTCATCGGAGTCCAGCTCTCTGGCTCCGTTCACGGCCTCGGCGGCGGAGGGCTTAATCAAGCCCTTGAGAACAATGGTGGGCTCGGCGGCGGAGGAGGGTCTAGAGCTGGCTAGGGTTCGCGTGTTCTTCTGAAGCTCACGGAGGGCTTCCTTGGTGTAAGTTCCGGCTTGGGGCTGGACATTGgagggaagagaagaagagacgGAGGAGGAATTTACCAAACGGTCCTTGGCGGCCGTGAGCTTGTGAGCTGAGGAGGGCTTGGCGAGGCGAGAAGACGACTTGTCGCGCTTGGAGGAGGAGCGAGACGGCGTGGCGTTTTCTTCGTCGTCGGCGAAGCTGAGGAGCTTCGGGGCTTGGTTCTGAGGCTTCTTGGGCTTGGCGGAGGAGGAGGGTTTCGATAgggatttgagagtggaggtggTTGAAGGGGTATCGGCGGCGTCGtcatcatcgtcgtcgtcgATGCGGCGGCGGAAGTTCTTGGCTCTGGCGGAgctcatggtggccggaatGGTGGGGGATTTGAAGGAGAGGAGAGTGGGAACTGGGAAAGAAAGAATATTTGGGGAAATTTTGGGAATTGAAATCTTGCGGCTTCTCTGGTTTAGTTTTTACTTTACTTTAATTTTTCAGTATTATCGAGTGGGCCTGTGAATCGGGCCAAGGCCCAGCCCTTGTTCTAGGGCCGTTGCTGGTTCAACCCGATCACGAGTTCGATGTCAACTTCCTTAATTGTAATAAGTAATTAGCCATTATGGAGCTAGTGTGGGAAAATATGATTGGATGCGACTACTAGATCCCCTCCTCCAATGCAACAACAAAATTCCTCGTAAAATTACTCATTACATGACATGACAATAAACTCGTTCTTAAGCTCAAGACAAAAATAAGTATTAGGTTTTAAATATCAGGCACGATCATTTCTGATTTCTTGGGGAAGGGCTATAGGCCTATAGCGTATCTACCATAAGGCCTCTCTTATGTTGAGTTGTATTCAACACGTACTGGATTCATCACTAATAATACAAACAATGTAACCACAGCATCTTGCATGTTCCAATGATGGTTAGtttattcaacaattaataaAGATTATATTTTCTCTCAAAACACGTAACAAGTAAACTGATACATAGTTACCAAACAATAATACACTTATCTTAGCCCACGATACAACTTTTGAATCAAATTGTAATTTGTAACCAAGTGAGCGAATTGTGTGTTTCTCGTTAAATTTTTGCATAAGATTTAGGTTGCTTTTGGTCGCTTGGGGATGAAGAAATTTAACCTGTTATTTATGCATACGTTGGGATTTGCAAACAATAACCAAATCCCTTTGCCTGACAAAGCTAATGGTCAATTAGTAGATGAACCATCTTTTCTATTACCATATGCATTCCAATTGATGTGGCACATTCATGTcatttatggcacgtttacttacttggactATAAAAAATTCATGAATCGGAGACGAGTGGAATAAgagaagaaatgaatcggtattgattcataaattcatctccccccttcgttaTCAAATTCGTTGTGATTTGTGTCACATTAGGTGGAATGCAGGTCATGCAGTTGGTACCCCAAGAAATTACTACAGTTTTAAGCGATGAACAATTtccatgaaaaaagaaaaagaaaaaaaagagttgaTAACTATTTGGCAAAAGAGTCCTCAAACGATGGCCCAAGATCGACCGTTGATCATAAGGAACCACGAAGCAGATGATAAGGGAACACATAAACTCCCTCctctatttcaattttcaattttgcatttcttttgtttctgcTTTACCGGGAACACgttttcaaaattcaaaccctaatttttttttttgtcacttaATTATTAAAAAGAAACAAGTTAAAAGGAAAGCGAGTTGGGTATATACCCCCCACGACTGTTCGAGTCAATAGGTCAACCGAACCCAGAAACCTGAAGAGCCACAGAGTCGGTGGTCTTCGATCGTCATCATCGCCGTTTACCCATGGCTGGGTAAGTTCCTCTTTATCTCATTTCGATCGTTTTTTTGGATGACTCTCAAGTTTTAGCTTCCGTAAAAATCAGTTCTTGAAGTAATAGATTATAAAGCTCGAAGCTTTAGTACAAACTAGTCAGGATTTTGCTTCAGTTTTTGTAATATTGTTTCATTGGGCTGCCGGTCAATGTTGTTTGTGGGATTTGTTAAAACGATGACCCAGTTTGGATTTTGGAAGAaaggttgagacttgagagaggGTTTGATAGTTGTGTGTAGTTTTTTTTTGCTGCAAATGATGAAAGAGACTGTGCCCACTTTTAGCTGCGAGCATAAAGAGCAGCTACTGTGGCCTTGCCCTGCTGTAATCTAGTCATTGTTATATCCATTTTCGCTATTGTTGCGGTGAAACACTCCAATGTGGCAGACTGCTTGGATGCCTATTCTCTTGAATTGTGTATCGCTTGTAGTCGCATTTTACTTGCGTGGTTTACGTCCCTTTAGTCGGGAGTTTATTGCTGATAGCTTGAATTTTGTGGTCTCCTGAAGAGAGACTCCAAGTTGTTTTCGGCAACAAAAAAAGATTTTGCGTCTGCAAGGAGTCATGTATTTACTAACAGTTTTTAAAGACCTAGTCAAACTCAAAGTTCAATGTTTCGTTCCATTTGGTTACGTAGACTTTCCATATAACTACGATATGCTGATACACGGTCGAGACCTGTAGTTTTCTTGACAGTTTGATAATTGTAGGCAGTTTTGTACTTGATTCTGGAATATGATGGAATCATCATTCTCATACTATTAATAATGtctttttgtatatttttcACTGTACTTGCATTTTAGAATATCTGATTCTAATTGGTTCGGCATACAATATTCTGGTAATCATTTTTGACGGGAACATTCTGTTTCAACTGTTAATTATTTGTATGATCAATGCAGACCTTCGTGGTTGGTGGACAAAAAGAGAATCGCAACAAAAATCAGGAATGCATCTACAAGTGATCCTGCAAGAATCAAATGGCAAAGCAACCCAACTAGAGCTTGCCCAAACTGCCAATATATGATTGACAACAGTGATGTAAGATTTCCTTTTTTATATTGCGACTCCAGATGTTTTTACTATGTTAAGTATGTTTAAATTGATAATGCCAAGAGATAGTGTTATACAGTCTTCTGACTTGTTGAAGATCTCACCTGTATCAGGATCTAGGGATGTTCACCTGGTCAAACTGATATTTTTAAGAGAGTGCATCACTAGTAGGGCTAAAATCGCTTACCTGATTAAGCAGTCAATGTGAATTCAGCACACACTCGCACAACCAACACGAAAATAAAAACTAAGATAACACATCCCGTCTTGCTTATATCTCTGACATCCCCTTCAAGGTTTACAATCAAATCTAGTATCCTTCTAATCTCAAACTTTTTTTATGTCCATGAGGTCAGATGTTGATATTGAATTGCCTTGATGTTGTGCATCACAAGAATACTAGTCGTAACTTGTGAATGAGACTTCATATAATCACCAATATCAACCATATTGAATAGTAAACAGCTGATATGTGTGCCCAACGATATTCTTGATTAAGTTTATTTCTGTTTATTAGTGCTTCTATTTGAACAAATATTGCACAACTTGGAAAGTGAGCTCATTTGCAATTTCTTTCCAGGTTGCTCAAGAGTGGCCAGGATTACCCAAGGGTGTGAAATTTGATCCAACTGATCAAGAGATTATATGGCACTTGCTTGCAAAAACTGGTGCAGGGGATTTGAGACCCCATCCTTTTATTGATGCATTTATCACAGActttgatgatgatgagggAGTCTTATGTTCCCATCCAAAGAAACTACCAGGTAAAGTGGGAAATATATGTTTTGGTTTAGTGGTGTGACGCTTATATTATTTAATTGATTCCAAAATTAAATTGTTAGGTATTAAGCAAGATGGAAGTGTATCCCACTTCTTTCATTTAGCAATTAAGGCTTACAACACTGGAACTCGAAAGCGTCGAAAAATACATGATGATGAGTATGGTGATATCCGCTGGCACAAGACTGGAAGGACTAAACCAGTGATCTTGGATGGGGTTCAAAGAGGGTGCAAGAAGATTATGGTTCTGTATACGAGCATGGCCAAAGGAGGCAAAGCTGAGAAGACCAATTGGGTCATGCATCAATATCACCTGGGAACTGATGAGGATGAGAAGGATGGGGAGTATGTAATTTCTAAAATATATTACCAGCAACAGCAAGTCAAGCAAGCTGATAAAACTGATCAAAATTCTCCTGAAACTAGTGATCCTTTGATTCAAGCAGATCCAGTTACTCCCAAGTCGGTGATTCCTGAAACTCTGGACCCTGCTTTCAATTTGGGAGAAGATATTCCTGCTGCTTGCACAGAACCCAAGTCAATAACTCCTGAACCTCCACGCCCTGAAAGGAGACATTCTAATCTTGGTTTGGGGGAAGATACTCATATTGCTTCCACAGATCCCTTTCTTCAAGTATGGttcctctttccttttatttattttttatttttgtattaatttAGAAACACAAAAGCACACATCCATTGCAATCTAAACAATACTGTCCTGCAGCTATATTCTTCCTTAACAAGTTCTTTAGTTGCATATACTATTTCCCTAATTTGTGGTTTACATAAAGAGATACTGATGTTGGCTTACTTTTACTTACAGATGCAACTGAAGCATCGTGATATGGACTTTGTTGAAGATGAAGTTGATCATGAATATGAAAAGTCTGGCTGTCATGATCAACACAGCATAGAGATTCCAAATGATGAAGCAATAAACAACAATGTAAATCATACTCAGGAATATCCAAAGTGGTGGGACAGTGAGTCACAGAATCTGCTGGATTCACAACAACTTGTGGAAGGCTTGTCTTTATGTGATGATCTTCTTCAGAGCCAATCTCCAACTAGGGTTGAACATGGAAATGGTGAACTAGCACAGGTCAAACCCTGTCTTGCTGATTATGCTAAGCTAGGAGCAGATGATTTAAAGAAGGATCTAGAGGAGTGCCAAAATATTGTCCTCGATCCTGCTAACATGGAACTTGGAACACTTCCAGATTTCCGACTTAGCCAGCTCGTACGTTGTCTTTTCCGCCCATGGTTCTTACATATTATTGAATTAGCCAAATTATATATTCTTTGCATTTTCTCTTATGGTAATGCATTTCTTAATTGCTTTTGTAGGAATTCGAATCACAGGAAAGTTTCCTTTCTTGGGGTGGCAAATTGGCTGAGTGATTATGGTTGCACTAGCACTAGTAGCAACTATCTTTTGAGTAAACCATGCCTGACAATCATGTCTGCTGGAGTGCTGAGTGTCCATCTCTAACCCTTTGGAGTACAGCTTGAATTGATATCTGGTGGAAAAGTACCACCCTTTTTGTAAACTATGAGTCACGAATATTTGGTGTTCAAGCACTGATCAAAGCGACTCTTTTGCTCCCTTTGCGTTCAAACTAACATTCAGATTTAGTATCGGGTTTTTCCTTGTAATTTCAATGTTGGGCAACTCAGATATGTGTATCCTTATCTTAATGGTCAGACTTAAATAGTTAAATAGATGCTTTTGGCAAAATTCCTGTTTCTGTATTTCATGCATTGCATGTTAAAGGTGTGAGCAGTCGTATTGCTCATAATTTCTTGTTCACGACTACCATTCAATTACTTTGAGGATATTACAGATTCCGGTCATACAAAAATGAATGTGTCGACCTTCGAATTATTGGAAAGTTCATGCCTTGTCAACGCCAAAGGAAAACGCTAACGAAATGCTCACCTGTACTCAAATGGGCAGCACAGGTTGGAGCATCGCACATTCATGAACTTAGCGCGATTCATAGACA
Coding sequences within:
- the LOC133712132 gene encoding SUPPRESSOR OF GAMMA RESPONSE 1, producing MAGPSWLVDKKRIATKIRNASTSDPARIKWQSNPTRACPNCQYMIDNSDVAQEWPGLPKGVKFDPTDQEIIWHLLAKTGAGDLRPHPFIDAFITDFDDDEGVLCSHPKKLPGIKQDGSVSHFFHLAIKAYNTGTRKRRKIHDDEYGDIRWHKTGRTKPVILDGVQRGCKKIMVLYTSMAKGGKAEKTNWVMHQYHLGTDEDEKDGEYVISKIYYQQQQVKQADKTDQNSPETSDPLIQADPVTPKSVIPETLDPAFNLGEDIPAACTEPKSITPEPPRPERRHSNLGLGEDTHIASTDPFLQMQLKHRDMDFVEDEVDHEYEKSGCHDQHSIEIPNDEAINNNVNHTQEYPKWWDSESQNLLDSQQLVEGLSLCDDLLQSQSPTRVEHGNGELAQVKPCLADYAKLGADDLKKDLEECQNIVLDPANMELGTLPDFRLSQLEFESQESFLSWGGKLAE